From the genome of Vicia villosa cultivar HV-30 ecotype Madison, WI linkage group LG2, Vvil1.0, whole genome shotgun sequence, one region includes:
- the LOC131651502 gene encoding uncharacterized protein LOC131651502, producing the protein MKVKYQGSAREKRPELQRLRRTFETLEMKLVEGVFRYFTRVMSTASDMRKFGEDMNDVKIVEKILRSLTNNFNFVVCSIEESKDIDDLTIDELQASLLVREQKVIEKKSYEQDLQVENEKRDVQGR; encoded by the coding sequence ATGAAAGTAAAGTATCAGGGAAGTGCTAGAGAGAAGCGCCCAGAGCTGCAACGACTTCGCAGAACATTCGAAACCCTTGAAATGAAATTGGTAGAAGGTGTGTTTAGGTACTTCACAAGAGTCATGTCTACGGCCAGTGACATGAGGAAATTTGGAGAAGACATGAACGATGTCAAAATTGTTGAAAAAATACTTCGTAGTCTCACAAACAACTTCAACTTTGTGGTATGCTCCATCGAAGAGTCCAAGGACATTGATGATCTCACAATAGATGAATTGCAAGCATCCTTGCTTGTACGTGAACAAAAGGTGATTGAGAAAAAGAGTTACGAGCAAGATCTACAGGTGGAGAATGAGAAAAGGGACGTACAAGGAAGATAG
- the LOC131648382 gene encoding protein ANTI-SILENCING 1-like yields the protein MLLRTITPKRQCTRRFHLFHFHLLSFQPSFLNSLSYHIIIVKFIVFVEMPPSSNRCCEEEGVCDFKWGNRKGIDAGSKDTVLYESFVYDGVEYFLYDCVYFYHTDHVETSIGKLVKMFERDGRKMIDVVWFFRPMEIRNFHGSYKPFWNELFLASGKGIGVSNCNLLESIIGKCSVVCTSEDKRNPKLSEIERKKADFYFKCTFNVDRCAIEDKFPDTINGIEVEQFFNKKGDKKTSDNLHLETSNIPRVIKKIKIKKRISVSVKENNEVIDEARTKSAPSDILHRKVEDKDELTTSKNVSHKILISENFSDENDDNIKTAPSGILHRKVEDKDELRTSKNVSPKTLIRTSENFREENDVNIKTAPCDILHRKVEDKDELRTSENVPPKTMMRTSDNFRDKNEANIKTAPSDMLCRKIEVKNELRTSENLRNSNEANFKTAPSDMLCRKVEDKDELRTSENVSSKIKITSENFRDKDGAKIKIVPSDSLHRKVEEKDQLRTSENVPPKIKIGGSKIFKDKDEVRTKMAPFDMLRMKVKAKDEMRISENVSSKILLDSHPSKKRKFTEEKSVFGQVNKSQKKEVFDRKEEFRQDGNVNPNRKVTEVTERPNAEKRKWFKKMPWEGRLQKAQELDTLVLLNNLDPSYTSFEVEDLVWHALKEKVEARMIESTPTSNTYYGRALVIFRTKDAASNAIFELTRKCLVLEDGRVVTARKGTVRDPVKQSTFTGHLTLSRAALHKQSREMRNAVSTSHCSQPNTIEYAMAIEWAHQYDKSEACWKALIEKQMKEIEAVNSKFKTDRIFFEDS from the exons ATGCTACTCCGTACGATAACTCCAAAACGACAATGTACACGTCGTTTTCATCTTTTCCATTTTCACCTTCTCTCTTTTCAACCTAGCTTTCTAAACTCtctatcatatcatatcataatCGTGAAATTTATA GTTTTTGTTGAAATGCCACCTTCATCAAACCGTTGTTGTGAGGAAGAAGGTGTTTGTGATTTTAAGTGGGGGAATAGGAAGGGAATTGATGCTGGAAGCAAAGATACAGTGTTGTATGAATCGTTTGTTTACGACGGTGTTGAGTATTTTCTGTATGATTGTGTTTATTTTTACCACACTGATCATGTTGAGACTTCTATTGGTAAGCTGGTGAAGATGTTTGAGAGAGATGGGAGAAAGATGATTGATGTTGTTTGGTTTTTCCGGCCTATGGAAATTCGGAATTTCCATGGGAGTTATAAGCCTTTTTGGAATGAGTTGTTTTTGGCGTCCGGGAAGGGAATAGGTGTTTCCAATTGCAATTTATTG GAATCAATTATTGGAAAATGCAGTGTTGTTTGCACTTCAGAGGACAAGAGAAATCCTAAACTGTCTGAAATAGAGCGAAAGAAAGCAGATTTCTATTTCAAATGTACTTTCAATGTTGATAGGTGTGCTATCGAGGATAAATTTCCTGATACAATTAATGGAATTGAAG TGGAGCAGTTCTTTAATAAGAAAGGGGATAAAAAGACCAGTGATAATCTGCATCTCGAGACAAGTAACATTCCTAGAGTGATaaagaagataaagataaagaagAGAATTTCTGTGAGTGTTAAAGAAAATAATGAAGTTATAGATGAGGCTAGAACCAAGAGTGCTCCTTCTGATATCTTGCATCGGAAAGTTGAAGATAAAGATGAATTGACAACTTCTAAGAATGTGTCGCACAAGATACTGATATCTGAGAATTTCAGCGATGAAAATGACGATAATATTAAGACTGCTCCTTCTGGTATCTTGCATCGGAAAGTTGAGGATAAAGATGAATTGAGAACTTCTAAGAATGTCTCGCCAAAGACACTGATAAGGACATCTGAGAATTTTAGAGAAGAAAACGATGTCAATATTAAGACTGCTCCTTGTGATATCTTGCATAGGAAAGTTGAAGATAAAGATGAATTGAGAACATCTGAGAATGTCCCTCCAAAGACAATGATGAGGACTTCTGATAATTTTAGAGATAAAAATGAAGCAAATATTAAGACTGCTCCTTCTGATATGTTGTGCAGGAAAATTGAAGTTAAAAATGAACTGAGAACTTCCGAGAATCTTAGAAATAGCAATGAAGCCAATTTTAAGACTGCTCCTTCTGATATGCTGTGTAGGAAAGTTGAAGATAAAGATGAATTGAGAACCTCTGAGAATGTCTCATCAAAGATAAAGATAACTTCCGAGAACTTTAGAGATAAAGATGGAGCTAAGATCAAGATTGTTCCTTCTGATAGCTTGCATAGGAAAGTTGAAGAAAAAGATCAATTGAGAACATCTGAGAATGTCCCACCAAAGATAAAGATAGGAGGTTCTAAAATTTTTAAAGATAAAGATGAGGTTAGGACTAAGATGGCTCCTTTTGATATGTTGCGTATGAAAGTTAAAGCTAAAGATGAAATGAGAATTTCGGAGAATGTCTCGTCAAAGATACTATTGGATTCTCATCCATCTAAAAAGAGGAAGTTCACAGAAGAGAAGTCAGTCTTTGGTCAAGTTAACAAATCCCAAAAGAAAGAGGTATTTGACAGGAAGGAAGAATTTAGACAGGATGGAAATGTCAACCCAAACAGGAAAGTTACTGAGGTGACCGAAAGGCCAAATGCA GAGAAAAGAAAGTGGTTCAAGAAAATG CCTTGGGAAGGTAGACTACAGAAAGCTCAAGAGTTGGATACCCTTGTTTTACTGAATAATCTGGATCCATCCTACACGTCCTTTGAAGTTGAG GATCTTGTTTGGCATGCACTCAAAGAAAAGGTTGAGGCAAGGATGATAGAGTCGACCCCGACTTCCAATACATACTATG GTAGAGCTTTGGTTATTTTCAGAACAAAAGATGCAGCTTCAAATGCAATATTCGAATTGACCAGGAAATGCCTTGTTCTTGAAGATGGGAG GGTTGTGACTGCCAGGAAGGGAACTGTAAGAGATCCAGTCAAGCAAAGCACATTCACTGGCCATCTGACTCTTAGTAGAGCCGCGCTTCACAAGCAAAGCCGAGAGATG AGAAATGCTGTATCAACATCACATTGTTCACAGCCCAATACAATTGAATACGCAATGGCTATCGAATGGGCACATCAATATGACAAGTCCGAGGCATGTTGGAAGGCCTTAATTGAg AAACAAATGAAGGAGATAGAGGCGGTAAATAGTAAATTTAAAACAGACAGGATTTTTTTTGAAGACTCATAG